The Actinomyces lilanjuaniae genome segment GAGAACCGCCGGTCGCGGTTCGTGCTCGAGCCTCTCGAGCCCGGATTCGGCTACACGCTCGGCAACTCCCTGCGGCGTACGCTGCTGTCCTCCATCCCGGGAGCGGCTGTCACCTCCGTGCGCATTGACGGGGTGCCTCACGAGTTCCGGACTATCCCGGGCGTCAAGGAGGACGTCGCCCAGATCATCTTGAACATCAAGGAGATCGTCCTGTCCTCGGAGAACGACGAGCCGGTGGTGATGTACCTGCGCAAGTCGGGTCCGGGCGCCGTCGTGGCCGGTGACATCACCCCGCCGACCGGGGTCGAGATCCACAACCCCGAGCTGGTCATCGCCGTCCTCAACGAGAAGGGCAAGCTGGAGATCGAGCTGACTGTCGAGCGTGGCCGCGGCTACGTCTCCGCCAACCAGAACAAGGACCCTAACGCCGAGATCTCCCGTATTCCGGTGGACTCCATCTACTCTCCGGTCAGGAAGGTCTCCTACGAAGTCGAGGCCACCCGTGTAGAGCAGCGCACGGACTTTGACAGGCTGATTGTGGACGTGGAGACCAAGGCCTCGATGACCCCGAGAGACGCCCTGGCCTCCGCAGGCAAGACGCTGGTCGAGCTCTTCGGCCTGGCCCGTGAGCTTAACGTCGAGGCGGAGGGGATCGAGGTGGGCCCGTCGCCGGTGGACGAGGCCTTCCAGCAGGACCTGGCGCTCATGATTGACGAGCTGGACCTGCAGGCCCGCTCCTCCAACGCTCTCAAGCGGGAGGGCATCCACACTGTTGGTGAGCTGGTGTCACGCAGCGAGGCTGACCTGCTTGACATTCGTAATTTCGGTGCGAAGTCCATCTCGGAGATCAAGGACAAGCTGGCCGAGCTGGGGCTGTCCCTCAAGGGCTCGCCGGTCGACTACGTCTCCGACGACGACTACACCGCCAACCCCACGTTCAGCGACGAGCAGCAGGCCTGAGGCCACTCGTCATTCACCTAGGAGACAACCATGCCTCGCCCCACCAAGGGCCCCCGGCTGGGCGGTAGCGCCCAGCACGAGCGCCACATGCTGGCCAACCTTGCCACGCAGCTGATCGTCCACGAGTCCATCAAGACCACCGAGGCTCGTGCCCGCCGCCTGCGTCCCTATGTCGAGAAGCTGATCACCAAGGGTAAGCGTGGTGACCTGCACGCTCGTCGTACCGTGATGAAGAAGGTGACGGACAAGTTCGCCGTCTACCGTCTTTTTGAGGTGCTTGCTCCTCAGCTCGAGGGGCGCGACGGCGGCTACACCCGTATCGTCAAGACCGCGCCTCGTAAGGGTGACAACGCGCCGATGGCGGTCATCTCCCTGGTGCTGGAGCCGGTGGCGCGCAAGGAGGTGGTTGCCGATGCCGTGGCCACAGCCAAGCGGGCAGCGACCCGGGCCGCTGAGGAGGCTGAGGCCGCGACCAGCGCCGCCAGGAGGGACAACGACGCCTCGGCCCCGTCACAACAGGAGGCGGAGGACGCGGGGTCCTCGCAGGCTGGCAGCGAGTCCGAGAAGTCCGAGAAGAAGGACTACGCGGGCTCTGTCCGGCTGGCGGAGGGGTCCACCGAGGCCCCAGACGCTGACCACCAGGTCAAGGGGAACGAGGACTCCATGAAGTACCACGTGCCCGGTTCGCGCTGGTACGACGCTACTGTGGCCGAGGTGTGGTTCGCCTCGGCCGAGGCGGCACAGGCCGCAGGATTCTCCCCTGCTGGTGGTGCGGCAGCCCAGAAGGTGACCGAGGAGGCCTAGACAGCCTTCGCTTCCGGCTCGGCGAAGCCCCTTCCAGATGGGTGTCTGCTGACTGCGGGGTCCGTCTCACGCCTTTCGGTGGGTGAGACGGACCCCGCACTCGTGTATCTCGCGTTCCTGGGCGTCTTCCGGGACGGACCACCCCCTGAGGCGGGACCCGGCTTAGCGCCTGCGGCCTCAGGGGTGGGAAGGGTCTCTACTCCAGCGCGCGGATGATGTCCTCGACAGTGCCCTTGGCGTCGCCAAACAGCATAGAGGTGTTGTCCTTGAAGAACAGGGGTTCTGGACTCCCGCGTAGCCGGTGGCCATGGAGCGCTTGAAGACGATGACACGCCTGGCCTCCCACACCCGTAGGACCGGCATGCCCGCGATGGGTGAGCCTGGCTCGTCTGCAGCCGGGTTGACTGTGTCGTTGGCCCCGATGACCAGGACGACATCCACCTCCCCCAGGTCGTCATTGACCTCGTCCATCTCCAGGACGAGGTCGTAGGGGACCTTGGCCTCGGCCAGGAGCACGTTCATGTGACCGGGGAGGCGGCCAGCCACCGGGTGGATGCCGAAGACGACCTCGACCCCCTCGTTGCGCAGCATCGCTGTGAGGGTGGCAACCGGGTACTGGGCCTGTGCCACAGCCATTCCGTACCCAGGAGTAATGACCACCCGCCGTGCCTCCTGGAGGAGCTGGGCGGTGGTTATGGCGTCGATCTCGTTGATCGTCCCTTCGGCGGTGCCGAGCTCGGCTGTGACTCCCTCGGTACCGAAACCTCCCAGCAGCACAGAGACGAAGGAACGGTTCATCGCTTGGCACATGAGGTAGGACAGATAGGCTCCCGAGGAGCCGACGAGGGCGCCGGTGATGATCAGCAGGTCGTTGTTGACCAGGAAACCTGTGAAGGCGGAGGCCCATCCCGAGTAGGAGTTCATGATGGACACTACGACGGGCATGTCGCCGCCGCCGATGGCGACAACCAGGTGCACTCCCAGGGCCAGGGCGATAACCGTCATCGTCGCCAGGCACGCCCAGGCGGCAGGGGAGTGCTCGGGCAGGGCCATGAAAGCCACCATGAGGCCCAGGGAGACCAGCAGCGCAGCCAGGTTGAGCCAGTTGCGCCCAGGCAGCGTGACAGGACGGCCCGGCACTCGACCGGAGAGCTTGAGCGCGGCTAGCACTGAGCCGGTGAAGGTCACCGCGCCCACGAACACCCCCAGGAAGACCTCACCGCGGTGGAACACGCCGAGCGTGGCCGCCAGGCTGTCGGGAGCGACGTAGGAGCCGTATCCCACGAGCACGGCGGCCAGCCCGACCAGGCCGTTGAGGACGGCCACCAGCTGGGGCATACCGGTCATGGCCACACGCCTGGCCAGCACCATCCCGATGACGGCACCGACAGCAAGTGCCAGGGCGATCAGGATCGCTGTGGTCACCACCCCCTGTCCCGGGTCCGAGGTCAGGGCCAGGGCCGTTCCGGCAGCCACGGCTACAGCCATGCCCAGGGCGCCGGCCAAGTTGCCCCGGGTCGAGGTCTCATGCCGGGACAGCCCGGCGGCAGCCAGGATGAACAGGAGCGCGGCGGCTATGTAGGCGAGGGCCACGGGGGAGGGCAGGCCAGCCGAGGTGCCAGACGCCGTGGACGCGGGAGCCGACAGGGCAGGTAGCAGCATGGACGGTGCGGGTGGCATCGCCTCAGTCCTTCCTGAACATGGCAAGCATGCGGTGGGTCACCGCGAAGCCGCCGAAGACGTTGACGGAGGCCAGGACAACTGCCAGGAAGCTCACGGCGCTGACCAGGAGGTTGTCGTTACCGACCTGCGAGATTGCCCCCAGCAGGATGATGCCGGAGATCGCGTTGGTCACGGACATGAGTGGAGTGTGCAGGGCCGGGGTGACGTTGGAGATGACGTAGAAGCCCAGGACCACCGCCAGCATGAGCACGATGTAGTGGCTCGCCACCGCGACGGGTGTGACCAGGACCAGTGCTGCCAGGGCTAGGGCAGCAGCTACCAGGCCTGCCCGGCGGGCACGGGCGGCGCTCCTGGCTCGGTTCTGCGCCGCCTCCTGTGACGCCGCTGAGGTGTCAGGCGCCTGGGTAGCTGGTGGCACCGTGCCTGCCCCGGCCGTGGGGGCGGCGGACACGGTCACGGCAGGCGGGGGCCACAGGATCTCGCCCGCGTGGGTGACGGTGATGCCCCGTACCACCTGGTCCTCCAGGTCCAGTCTCAGCACGCCGTCCTTGGCCGGGGTCATGAGCGTGAGCAGGTTGACCAGATTCTGCCCGTAGAGCTGGGAGGCCTGGGTGGGAAGCCGTCCGGCCAGGTCCGTGTAGCCCACGATGGTGACGCCGCCGTCAGTAAGGACTACCTCGGAGGGGACCGTCAGCTCGGTGTTGCCGCCGTTGGCAGCAGCCATGTCCACCACGACCGATCCCGGGCGCATCCCCTCCAGCGCGGCGCGGCTCAGCAGCACCGGTGCCTGCCGCCCAGGGACGCTTGCGGTGGTGATGACGATATCAGCCTGGGCCGCCTCCTTGGCGTACAGGGCGGCAGCCAGCTCTGCCTGCTCGGCGCTCATCTGCCTGGCGTAGCCGTCGCTGGAGGCCTCCTGGTGCCCGGGCGCGGAGGGGACGGGGATGAACGTCGCCCCCATGGACCGTACCTGGTCCTCGACCTCAGGACGCACGTCGGTGCCACGCACCTGTGCCCCCAGGGAGGAGGCGGTCCCGATCGCTGCCAGCCCGGCCACCCCGGCACCGATGACGTAGACGGAGGCGGGTGGAAGCTTGCCTGCTGCCGTGACCTGGCCGGTGAACACCCGGCCGAAGTGGGCGGCAGCCTCGATGACGGCGCGGTAGCCAGCGAGGTTGGCCTGGGAGGACAGGACATCCATCGCCTGCGCGCGCGAGATCCTGGGTACCGCGTCCAGGGCGAGCCCGGTCAGGCCGCGTGCCCGCAGGGCCTCGACGAGCCTGGGGCTGCGTGCGGGGGCAAGACGTCCCACGTAGGTCGTACCCGGGCTCATGAGCGCCAGGTGCTCCTCGTCAGGGGCGTCCACCCCCAGCACCACCTCACAGTCCCATACCTGGGCCTCGTCAGTGACCCGGGCCCCGGCCTCCTCATAGGCGCTGTCAGGGAAGCTGGCGGCCTGCCCGGCGCCGCGCTGGACGTGCACCTCGTAGCCGAGACGGACCAGCCGCGACACCGTCTGCGGCGTCGCGGCGACAAGGGCCTGACCTGGTTTCTCACAGGGAATTCCAGTACGCACGTGTCACTCCTTCACCCCGGTCCTGGGCGCCGCTGCGTAGGGGGAGCCTGCGGGCCGTGGGAGGATCATAGGGAGACCCGTCAGCACTGACAAGACTAGCCGCTCAGGCGAGCCGAGTGACGTCTTTGCGGCACCGGGCTGGCAGCGGGTCCCTCCGTCCCGGTCAGCGGGCAGCCATGAGCCAGCAGCGTGCGCCTCCGGTCATGCCAGCCTCGTTGGGGACCACGACGACGTCGTCACCGATCCGGGTCAGCTGGGCGGCGGTGATCCGTCGTGAGTTCCCGCCGCCCAGGTAGAGGCGGTCCCACAGGTACATGGGCCGTAGCGAGTCCACGACGCGTCGCACGCGCCGCGACCAGTGGGCGTCGCCCAGCCGCAGCCGCTCGTGCTCGCCGATGTAGTCGTCGTAGGACAGCCCCCAGCGTACCGGCCCCTGGGACACCTCGACATGCGGTGCCAGGACGCCGTTGTCGAAGACCGCGTTACCCAGGCCGGTCCCCAGGGTGATGATCATCTCCAGCCCGTGGCCGGTGACGACGCCGGCTCCGGCGACCTCGGCGTCGTTGAGGACCAGTGTCGGAGCGTCGAGGCGTTGGGAGACCGCCCTGGCCATGTCGAAACGGGCCCACTGGTCCACCAGCTCGGGCAGGACCCGCGAGCGCGGTCCATCCCGGGTGATGTAGTGGGGGGTGGACACGACCACGCCGTGGCGGATCATCCCGGGCATGCCCACGGTCACTCGGTCGGCGCGGGGCAGCTGGTCCGCCAGGGCCTCGATGGTGTCCACCAGCTTGGTCGGGGGCAGGGGGTAGGGTGTGGAGGTGCGCACGGCACGTGAGACGGTGCTGCCCTCGGCGTCCAGGACAGAGGCCTTGATACCGCCGCCACCACAGTCGACGCACAGGGTGGTCAGTGAGCTCACGGGACTGATGCTAGCGCGTGCCGGGCGGCAGCGCCCGGCACGGCTGCGGGCGCCTGGACCGCCCGGGCGCTGGAGGCGTGTGGTCGGCGCGGCCGGAGTGGTGTGGTCAGAGCGGTCAGGGTGGCGTGGTCGAATAGGCCCATGAGCAAGCGGCGCAAGGTCGGCGGTAGCCCTGGCCCTGAAGGCGTGGCTGCGTCTGGTTCCGCGGACGGGGCGGGCACGGGTGTGGTACGGGTTCGTCTGGACCTCGCCTACGACGGGGCAGGGTTCAGTGGGTGGGCCGCCCAGCCTGGTCTGCGCACGGTAGAAGGTGTGCTGACAGCGGCGCTGACGACGGTGCTGCGCACCCCTGTGCGCCTGACTGTTGCGGGGCGCACCGACGCAGGGGTGCACGCTGTCGGCCAGGTCGTGCACCTTGACGTGCCTGCCGCTGCCTGGCAGGCCCTGCCCGGGCGGTCCCGGCGCGCCCCCGAGCAGGCGCTGCTGACCCGGCTCACTGGAGTCCTGGCCCGGGAGGCCCGGCAGGCGTGGCGTGTCCCAGACCTGCCGAGCACGGTGGAGTCGTCGTCGCAGGGGCCAGGAGGCGGGCAGGACGAGCGGGTGCCGACGGCGGGAAGCACCCGGGCGGCAGGGCGGGTGCCGCGTGGGGCCAGTGACGTGGTCGTCACCGCCGCCAGCCAGGTCGGTCCCGACTTTGACGCCCGCTTCGGCGCCCTGTGGCGCCGCTACACCTATCGGATCAGCGACGGGGCGAGCCTGCGGGACCCACGTCGTCGCGGCCACGTGCTGTGGACGGAGGGCGTGCTCGACGTCGAGGCGATGCAGGCCAGTGCGCTCCCGCTCCTGGGCGAGCACGACTTCCTGTCCTTCTGCAGACCGCGTCAGGGGGCCTCCACGGTCCGCGACCTGAGGCGGCTGTGCTGGCAGCGCGTGGAGGGGGCGGGAGCCGACGCCTCCCTGGTCACCCTGAGCGTCGAGGCCGACGCCTTCTGCCACTCCATGGTGCGCTCCCTGGTGGGGCGGGGCTGGAGGTGGGGCGGGGGCGGCGTCCCGTCGCCTGGCCTGCTCGGCTCCTCGCCGCCCGCAGCCGCCGTGGGGCGGCTCCGGTGGCGCCGCCCCACGGCTTGACCCTGGAGGAGGTGGCCTACCCGGACGCGCACGGGCTGGCGGCGCAGGCCAGACGCTCCCGGGTGCGGAGGTCCCTGTGCTGACTGCGTGTTCCCCGGGCTGGCAGTGTCGGCTGCCTCCGGGCGCTTCCGGTACTGCGGATACGTGGGCTACGTGGGATACGTGGTGGGATTCACGGGGGCGTGTCGGCCCGACTTTTTGACCGCTGCTGCTCCCGGCCGGTAGTGTGTGAGAGTCGTGCAGCACAAGGGTTGCGTGTCCACAGGTGTCTCCCACTCGCCTGGATCGCCCGTGCTCCGACCACTCACCTGACCATGGTGGTCTCGCCGAGCCGCGACGCTTTGACGTGCCTCGGCGCGTCCGCCCGCCAAGAGAAACGAAGGCAACGTCCGTGCGCACGTATACACCGAAGCCTGGCGACGTCGAGAAGCGCTGGTACGTCATTGACGCCACCGACGTCGTCCTGGGCCGTCTGGCAGCCCAGGCTGCGACCCTGCTCCGTGGGAAGCACAAGCCGCAGTTCGCTCCCAACGAGGACTGCGGCGACTATGTCATCATCATCAATGCTGACAAGGTCGTCCTGACCAACGGCAAGGCTGAGAAGAAGTTCGCCTACCGTCACTCCGGCTACCCTGGCGGTCTCAAGGCCGTGCCCTACACCGAGCTGTTGGCCACGCGTCCCGAGCGGGCGGTGTCCAAGGCGGTCAAGGGGATGGTGCCCCACACCAAGCTCGGTCGCGCCCAGCTCAAGAAGCTCAAGGTCTACGCCGGCAGCGAGCACCCGCACGCCTCACAGAACCCGCAGCCCTTCGAGATCACCCAGGTCGCCCAGTAGCGCCCTGCGCTCGGCACTCACGACAAGCAGACAAGCAAAGGACATACCGTGGCTGAGACCACTGTCGACACCGACGCGCTGGACGAGGACAACGTACCGTCCAGCTACACCACTGAGACCGAGGCTCCTGTGGAGGGCCGTGGCCAGTCCGTCACCGCTCCTGGCAGCGGCCTGGGGCGCCGTAAGGAGGCTGTGGCCCGCGTCCGCCTGGTGCCCGGCACAGGCCAGTGGACCATCAACGGCCGCACGCTGGAGGACTACTTCCCCAACAAGCTGCACCAGCAGCTGGTTCGTGCTCCCTTCACCGTCCTTGACCTGGAGGGCCGCTTCGACGTCATTGCCCGTATCAGTGGCGGGGGCGTTTCCGGGCAGGCGGGTGCGCTGCGTCTGGGGATCGCCCGCGCCCTCAACGAGATCGACCGGGAGGCCAACCGGGCCACCCTGAAGAAGGCTGGCTTCCTGACCCGCGACGCTCGTACCGTGGAGCGCAAGAAGGCCGGTCTGCACAAGGCCCGTCGCGCCCCCCAGTACTCCAAGCGCTGACCGGATCCGCCTCCGGGGTCACCACTCCACTAGCCCCCGTCGTCCTCGCGTGAGCGCAGGGCGACGGGGGCAGTGCTGTCGCCTGTCGTCCCACTACGCCTGCACCGCAGGTGTGCCACCGCGTGGTGGCGGCGGTGGCGACGCGAGCGGGGCTCCGCAGGCTCTCAGGTGCTCGCGGGGAGGAGTCTCAGGAATTCTCAAGGCGGGCAGGGAGGGCTGTCCGCGACTGGGCGGATGTAACGCGGGTGTGTCCTGGACCGGGGGCGCGCGTGGCAGGATGGGGCTGACGTAGTGACCGGTTTCCTGACCGTACACCAATCCCAGGAGGTTCTTCTCATGGCTCGACTCTTTGGAACCGACGGCGTGCGTGGCCTGGCCAACGACCTGCTCACCCCCACGCTGGCTGTCCAGCTCGGCGAGGCTGCGGCCCGGGTGCTTACCAGGGACGCTCCTGCTCCTACCGGGGCACGCGGCAGTCGGCCCCGGGCCATCGTCGGGCGTGACACGCGCGCCTCGGGGGAGTTCCTCGACCACGCCATCAGTTCGGGCCTGGCGGCATCGGGTGTGGACGTCACCCGCGTGGGCGTGCTGCCCACACCGGCTATCGCCCACATGACGGCGACCCAGGACCTGGAGCTGGGAGTCATGATCTCTGCCTCCCACAACCCTTTTCCAGACAACGGCATCAAGTTCTTCGGTCGGGGGGGCTACAAGCTGCCTGACGCCGTGGAGGACGAGATCGAGTCCCTCCTGGGCAAGGTGGACAACCGCCCCACGGGGGCTGAGGTGGGCCGAGTCATCAAGGGCGAGACCATCGCTGACCAGAACTACATCAACCACCTCGTGGACTCCGCGGCCACCGACCTGTCGGGCCTGCGTGTCGTCGTGGACGCCTCCAACGGTGCTGCCTCCGCGGTCGGTCCGGCGGCGCTGCGGGCGGCTGGTGCCGAGGTCATCGTCATCAACGCCTCTCCGGACGGCCTTAACATCAACGTCGGCTGCGGCTCCACGCACCCCGAGCAGCTGCAGAGCTACGTGGTGTCCGTGGGCGCGGACATGGGTGTGGCCTACGACGGCGACGCCGACCGCTGCCTGGCGGTGGATGCCGAGGGCAACCTGGTGGACGGCGACCAGATCATGGGCATGCTCGCTATCGGCATGAAGGCTGACGGCACCCTGGGCAGTGACACCCTCGTCGTCACCGTCATGAGCAACCTCGGCCTCATCCTGGCCATGCGTGAGCACGGTATCCGCACGGTCCAGACCGGCGTGGGGGACCGCTACGTGCTGGAGAAGATGGTCCAGGGCGGCTACACCCTGGGTGGGGAGCAGTCCGGCCACGTCATCGACACCGTCCACGCCACCACCGGTGACGGCGTGCTTACCTCCCTGCACGTGGCCGCCCGGGTCAAGCGCACAGGGAAGACGCTGGCCGAGCTGGCTTCCGTGGTGACCCGGCTGCCGCAGACCCTCATCAACGTCAAGGGCGTGGACAAGGCGGCCGCCGGGACCAACCAGACCGTCCAGGACGCCGTGGCCCGGGCGGAGAAGGAGCTGGGGGAGACCGGGCGCGTGCTGCTGCGCCCCTCCGGCACCGAGCCGCTGGTGCGTGTCATGGTCGAGGCCGCCACCCAGGAGCAGGCGGACCGCGTCGCCGGGTCGCTGGCCTGTGTCGTCAAGGACAACCTCAGCCTGTGACCGCCGGGCCAGGCGGAGGGCAGGCTGCCGGAGCGGGGGAGCGCCCTGCCGCTCCTGCGCCCCGGCTGCGCCTTCTTGACCCTGTGCCCTCGTGGCAGGGAAGGCCGTTGACTGGCAGGACCCGTGACCTTCTCTGCCTGCTGGCATCTGCCGGGCAGGGCGGGGCAAGTGAGGATGAGCTTGCCGATGGACTGTGGCCGCACCGGCGCCCAGCTCGCCCTCGTCAGTCCCTCCAGGTCGTTGTCTCCCGTGCCCGCTCCCTGCTGGGCGCTGGCGCGGTCGAGCGCGTGGCCATCGGCTACCGTCTGGCGCTGCGTGCCGACGACGTCGACTACCTCATCGTGGTCAGGTCCGCCCGTCTGGCCGTCGATGCGGCCAGGCAGCAGGAGCTGGCGCGGGTGGTCGCTGTCACGGACACCGCTGTGAGTGAGCAGGGTGCGCAGATGCCAGGGCGTGGCGCCACGGCGGGCCAGGGTCCTCACGGTGAGCTCGTGGGGGAGGCGGCCCGCCTGCTGCACCGGCTCGTCCGGGAGAGGGCGCTGGCGCTGGACCACCTGGGCCGCTACGCCGAGGCCATGGTGCTGCTGCCAGCGCTGGCTGAGTACGACCCGGCGGACGAGCCCGTGCTAGCTGCCCTCGTGCGCGACGAGGCCTGGACCAGCTCGCCAGCAGCGGCTCTGGAGCGCTATGAGGCCTACCGGCGTCGGCTGCGCGAGTCCGGGGCCGCTCCCGGGCCTGTGCTACGCGCCGCCCACGAGGCCGCGCTGAGCGCCGAGCAGCCGGTTCGCCGCGGGATACGGTACGCCTCCACACCGATGGTCGGTCGCGGGGCAGACCTGCGCGCCGTGGAGGACGCGGTCGCAACCAGCCGACTGGTGACCATCACCGGACCGGGCGGGGTCGGTAAGACGCGTCTGGCCCAGGCCGTGGCCGCGCGCAGCGTCCTGCCGGTGGTCCACGTCCTGTCCATGACCGAGCACGCGCCGCGGCATACCAGGTGGTGCCCTGGCGGCGCCGAGAGCCCCTCAGGCCCCGATGTCCTGCGTCTGGCCCGCGTGCTCCTGGCCGGGCTCGGTGCGCACCTTGATGCCGGGAGTGATCCGCGCCGCAGGCTGGGGGAGGTCCTGGCCAGTCCGGGAACGCTGCTCGTCCTGGACGACTGTGAGCACCTTGCCCCGGTGCTGGCCGACCTGCTGGCTCCCCTCCTGAGCACAATGCCTGCGCTGCACGTGCTGGTCACCTCGCGACGCGTCCTGGATCTTGCGGGCGAGCGCGTGCACCGCCTCGGCCCTCTCGCCAGGGGTGACGCGGAGGAGCTCTTCCGTCAGCGTGCTGCGGCGGTGCGCCCCGACCAGCCGCTGGACCAGGCTGACCTGGCCCCTCTGCTGGCCCTGCTGGACGGGATACCGCTCGCTATTGAGCTGGCTGCCGCACGCACCCGTGCCATGTCCCTCGCCCAGATCGGCCAGCGTCTTCCCGGCCACCTTGCTGTTCTGACCGGTTCCCGTGACCTGCCTGAGCGCCAGCGCACGCTGGCCGCTGTCCTCGAGTGGTCCTGGGACCTCCTGGAGCCCGCAGCGCGCCGCGCGCTCAGACGCGCTGCGCTCCTGGCTGACGGCTTCACCCTGGAGACCGCTGAGGCGGTGCTGGGACCCGAGGCTCCTGTGCTCGTCGAGGCTCTTGTGGCACAGTCCCTCCTGCTGGTCGCGGAGGCTGCCTGGTCTGGTGTCCAGGGGGCCCAGGGCGCGCAGAGGACGTGGAGCGGACCCGGGGCACAAGGGGTGCAGGACCTCGCCCCTGGGCTGGTACCTGCTGGCGTGCAGGAGCTGGCAGTCCCCCGGTTCCGGGTGCTCACCAGCGTGCGTGAGCTGGTGCTGTCGCTTCCGGTGGACGCAGCGCAGGATGCCGAGGACCGTGCAGCCGTGCGCGCCTGGGCGCTGGGCCTGTGCACGCCTCTGCTGGCCGTGGAGGCGGGCCGGCAGGAGGAAACGAGTGGTCAGGATGGCTGTAGCGGTGACGCCGGTGGCTCAGCCTCTCCGGACTCGTCCCCGGCGGTCACCTCGGTCATGCTCGAGGAGACTGGGCTCGTCCAGGAGCTGGAACGCGCCCTGGGTGCCTGGGCCGGCTCCGGGCACCAGCCGGGCAGGGACCTGGAGGATGCCTGCGTCATCGGGGCTGCGCTGGTGACCTGCTGGTCATCGAGCTGGGCGTTCCCGCAGATGGCGACCTGGGGCCCTCGTCTTTACCAGCTGGTTGTCACGCCACCGCCAGACCAGCCGGGGGCCCGGGCTCGCTCCAGGATCCTGTACCGCCTGTGCGTGTCCACCTGGCTGCTCGGCCCCCTGCCTGAGCGGGTCCGCCGGGCCGTGCCTGGCGGGGGCGGGCTCGATGACGCGCAGGGGGCGGCGGTGCGGCGCCTAGCACGCACCCGCCGGGAGGACTGGCCGGTACTCGCCCTGGACGAGGACGTCTGGGTGGCCTGGGCGGCAGGACGCTGCGTGTGCACTGACCTGGAGAACCAGGGCCGTCTTGAGACGGCCCTGACCCTGACGGAGACGCTCCTGGACCGGGTGCGAACGGCTGGCCTGCCCGGGCACCACCTCGCCGGGCTGGAGCTGGACCGCCTCAGGCTGCTGCTGGAGATGGGCGAGTACGCGCGGGGCGCACGCGAGTGCGAGCGGCTGTCCCAGGTGCTGGAGCGCAGCAACCTGCCGCAGCGCGGGCTCCACACCTGGGTGGTGGACATGCTGAGCCGCTGCTGCCGGGTCTATCTTCATCCCACACCTCAGGCGGCCGACGCGCTCCTGGAGGAGATGGCGTCCGTGAACGTGCCTGGGACGGTACGGTCGACGGTCCGCCTCGCCAGCTCTGAGATGCACCTGCTGGCTGGCAGACGGCGCCAGGCGGCCCTTGACAGCCGCGAGGCTCTTGACATGGTCGTCCTCGACGGCGCCGCGGTGCCCGGGGGGCCGTGGGAGCTCTACGGGCTGGCCCTCTGCCTGGTCGTTGACGCCGCCCTGACCGGTCCCGAGCGCCGGGGACTGGACCCTCTCGCGGTGCGTCGTCGTGCCTTCCGCGCGCTGGGCCGGACCCTGGGCCCGCGAGGGCGGGCACACAGGACCTGCCGACCATCGCCACGCTCGCGGCGGCGACCGGGCTGTCCATCATGACGGCTGCCTGGCCGGCCCGCGAGCCAGATGGCCCCAGGAGGCTGCGGACGCGGCGGAGGACGGGCTGGGACTGCCTGAGGAGGCGGGGCGGCTGGGAGCGGAGCTGCTTGCCACAGCGCTGCGTCTGGGGCACAACCAGACCTGCCT includes the following:
- a CDS encoding AAA family ATPase, producing MTAGPGGGQAAGAGERPAAPAPRLRLLDPVPSWQGRPLTGRTRDLLCLLASAGQGGASEDELADGLWPHRRPARPRQSLQVVVSRARSLLGAGAVERVAIGYRLALRADDVDYLIVVRSARLAVDAARQQELARVVAVTDTAVSEQGAQMPGRGATAGQGPHGELVGEAARLLHRLVRERALALDHLGRYAEAMVLLPALAEYDPADEPVLAALVRDEAWTSSPAAALERYEAYRRRLRESGAAPGPVLRAAHEAALSAEQPVRRGIRYASTPMVGRGADLRAVEDAVATSRLVTITGPGGVGKTRLAQAVAARSVLPVVHVLSMTEHAPRHTRWCPGGAESPSGPDVLRLARVLLAGLGAHLDAGSDPRRRLGEVLASPGTLLVLDDCEHLAPVLADLLAPLLSTMPALHVLVTSRRVLDLAGERVHRLGPLARGDAEELFRQRAAAVRPDQPLDQADLAPLLALLDGIPLAIELAAARTRAMSLAQIGQRLPGHLAVLTGSRDLPERQRTLAAVLEWSWDLLEPAARRALRRAALLADGFTLETAEAVLGPEAPVLVEALVAQSLLLVAEAAWSGVQGAQGAQRTWSGPGAQGVQDLAPGLVPAGVQELAVPRFRVLTSVRELVLSLPVDAAQDAEDRAAVRAWALGLCTPLLAVEAGRQEETSGQDGCSGDAGGSASPDSSPAVTSVMLEETGLVQELERALGAWAGSGHQPGRDLEDACVIGAALVTCWSSSWAFPQMATWGPRLYQLVVTPPPDQPGARARSRILYRLCVSTWLLGPLPERVRRAVPGGGGLDDAQGAAVRRLARTRREDWPVLALDEDVWVAWAAGRCVCTDLENQGRLETALTLTETLLDRVRTAGLPGHHLAGLELDRLRLLLEMGEYARGARECERLSQVLERSNLPQRGLHTWVVDMLSRCCRVYLHPTPQAADALLEEMASVNVPGTVRSTVRLASSEMHLLAGRRRQAALDSREALDMVVLDGAAVPGGPWELYGLALCLVVDAALTGPERRGLDPLAVRRRAFRALGRTLGPRGRAHRTCRPSPRSRRRPGCPS